In Aquiflexum balticum DSM 16537, a single genomic region encodes these proteins:
- a CDS encoding dioxygenase family protein → MKRRTFIKNSSLTALSISAFGSIQWNGKSFVGDTPTTTDILGPFYRPGAPMRSDIIPPDSKGIPMNLTGTIFKEDGKTPLNNVLVEIWQCDENEHYDNTSDGYLFRGAVKSDENGKYAFKTIVPVPYKADPNNEASWRPAHIHMRVSVAEQQDLITQIYFKGDKYNDTDRSASSPQAVNRILEIVKNASGEHSVTFDVVLSKEFPLDEEVYKKITGLYMMGSGNTIEFIKNDDLLFMKRNGQLISSLRYLGNNTFEAGIGFPKVTFELLAKGDTKVAITTQNETYTGEKYLKYND, encoded by the coding sequence ATGAAAAGAAGAACGTTTATCAAAAATTCATCTTTGACAGCTTTGAGTATTAGCGCATTTGGATCCATCCAATGGAATGGCAAAAGCTTTGTTGGGGACACTCCAACAACCACTGACATTCTTGGACCCTTTTATAGGCCGGGCGCACCAATGAGAAGTGATATTATTCCACCTGATTCGAAAGGAATTCCGATGAACCTCACCGGAACAATTTTCAAAGAAGACGGAAAAACTCCATTGAACAATGTACTCGTTGAAATATGGCAATGTGATGAGAATGAACATTATGACAATACTTCTGATGGTTATTTATTCAGGGGAGCAGTAAAGTCTGACGAGAACGGAAAGTATGCCTTCAAAACTATTGTTCCAGTTCCATACAAAGCTGATCCGAATAATGAAGCATCTTGGCGACCTGCCCATATACATATGCGGGTATCCGTTGCCGAACAACAAGACTTAATTACGCAGATTTATTTTAAAGGCGACAAATACAATGATACTGACAGATCGGCATCCTCTCCACAGGCTGTGAATAGAATCTTGGAGATTGTAAAAAATGCATCAGGGGAACATTCAGTAACATTTGATGTTGTATTGAGCAAAGAATTTCCGCTTGACGAGGAAGTCTACAAAAAAATCACCGGTCTATACATGATGGGCAGTGGAAATACCATTGAGTTCATAAAGAATGACGACTTATTGTTCATGAAAAGGAACGGTCAATTGATCTCAAGTTTAAGGTACTTAGGCAACAATACATTTGAAGCTGGGATTGGATTTCCAAAAGTAACTTTCGAATTGTTAGCAAAAGGTGATACTAAAGTGGCTATTACAACCCAGAACGAAACTTACACTGGGGAGAAATACTTAAAATATAATGATTGA
- a CDS encoding DUF1624 domain-containing protein, protein MTKTLIPNQRISSIDLVKGLAMLIMALDHVRDFVHTPAFLFNPADPTQTTLAIFFTRWVTHFCAPAFSFLAGLSAYMVGKRKPKNELSAFLLKRGLWLVFIDLTIVAFGWFFDFQFGTINLNVIASLGISMIALAGLVHLPSKLLLIFSLVLIFGHNLLDGIRFDESILWAIIHYQNIFFLSDDLMLLVAYPIIPWIAVMSLGYYMGGFYERSVDHSKRKLTFNLIGALAIVLFVGMRWTNIYGDLNPFEHFGTFSKSIVSFLNPTKYPPSLLYLLMTLGGTFLLLANSEKWKGKLVDFICTFGRVPFFFYIIHIYLIHLIAIGLAALTGFVWEKNMVLAAWSIIENPLPGYGFPLWAVYVVWISVILVLYPLCKKFDHFKQSNRDKWWLSYF, encoded by the coding sequence ATGACTAAAACCCTCATTCCCAACCAAAGAATTTCCTCTATCGATCTTGTCAAAGGCTTGGCGATGCTCATCATGGCATTGGACCATGTGCGGGATTTTGTGCATACCCCGGCTTTTTTGTTTAATCCGGCAGATCCCACTCAGACGACTTTGGCGATCTTCTTTACCCGATGGGTCACCCACTTCTGTGCCCCGGCTTTTAGTTTTCTGGCAGGACTTTCAGCCTATATGGTGGGGAAGAGAAAACCAAAAAACGAATTATCGGCATTTCTCCTCAAAAGGGGACTTTGGCTGGTTTTTATTGATTTGACTATAGTAGCATTCGGTTGGTTTTTTGACTTTCAGTTTGGGACAATCAATTTGAATGTCATTGCATCTTTAGGCATCAGTATGATTGCTTTGGCAGGATTGGTACATCTCCCCAGTAAACTTTTATTGATTTTCAGCCTTGTGCTGATCTTTGGACATAATCTTCTTGACGGGATCCGTTTTGATGAATCCATCCTCTGGGCAATCATTCATTACCAAAACATTTTCTTTCTCTCGGATGACCTCATGTTATTGGTGGCCTATCCGATCATTCCATGGATAGCAGTGATGTCATTGGGTTATTATATGGGTGGCTTTTATGAAAGGTCTGTTGATCACTCAAAAAGAAAATTGACATTCAACTTGATCGGGGCTTTGGCAATCGTCCTGTTTGTTGGAATGCGGTGGACGAATATATATGGTGACCTAAATCCGTTTGAACATTTTGGAACCTTTTCAAAAAGTATCGTTTCGTTTTTGAACCCAACAAAATACCCGCCTTCTCTTCTGTACTTATTGATGACTTTGGGTGGAACATTTTTGCTCTTGGCCAATTCTGAGAAATGGAAAGGGAAGCTGGTGGATTTTATTTGTACTTTCGGTAGGGTTCCGTTTTTTTTCTATATCATCCACATTTATCTCATTCATCTAATCGCCATTGGTTTGGCTGCCTTAACCGGTTTTGTTTGGGAAAAAAATATGGTATTAGCAGCTTGGAGTATTATCGAAAACCCACTTCCTGGCTATGGGTTTCCACTTTGGGCAGTCTACGTAGTTTGGATTTCAGTGATCTTGGTATTGTATCCGCTCTGTAAAAAGTTTGACCATTTTAAGCAAAGCAATAGAGACAAATGGTGGTTGAGTTATTTCTAA
- a CDS encoding M20 family metallo-hydrolase, producing MKSLILSISLWLFISPAFAQGAFSSDQIKVNEKRIEKRIFELAEFGINEKGEPYRVAYSMGDLEGRAYFMDLMRKAGLEVHIDYAGNIIGRRAGKDPSKKPIAFGSHIDMVPNGGNYDGTLGSFTALEIIEVLNENKIITDHPLEVIIFQNEEGGLVGSRALTGNLKKEALSQKSASGLTLEEGIRAIGGDPEKLDEVVRKKGDLAAFLEIHIEQSKVLESRGIDVAIVEGIVGIDNWDVTVIGMSNHAGSTPMNDRQDALIAASKLVLTVNEVVNSYAGAQVGNVGKIFVPSGAPNIIPGRVEMSLELRDLSKEKIRNMFLDIEKRAEQIAAETNTEILFENLNLASTPTMASKEIQDKMIQAAESLGISYINMQSGAGHDVQEMGKLGPIGLVFIPSKDGISHNPKEYSSPSEMANGANVMLRTVLLLDKGLSEKIIEIH from the coding sequence ATGAAATCACTAATACTTTCAATCTCCTTATGGCTGTTTATCAGTCCTGCTTTTGCCCAAGGGGCCTTTTCCTCTGACCAAATCAAAGTCAACGAAAAAAGGATCGAGAAACGGATTTTTGAATTAGCAGAATTCGGAATTAATGAAAAAGGCGAACCTTATCGCGTAGCCTACAGCATGGGAGACTTGGAGGGTAGGGCCTATTTCATGGACTTGATGCGAAAGGCAGGCCTTGAGGTACATATTGATTATGCCGGCAATATCATTGGCAGAAGAGCAGGAAAAGACCCTTCCAAAAAGCCCATTGCCTTTGGTTCCCATATCGACATGGTACCCAATGGAGGCAATTATGACGGAACACTTGGTTCTTTCACTGCGCTGGAAATCATAGAAGTGCTCAATGAAAATAAAATCATTACTGATCATCCTCTGGAAGTGATTATTTTTCAAAACGAAGAAGGTGGATTGGTTGGGAGTCGGGCACTTACCGGAAACCTTAAAAAAGAAGCCTTGTCACAAAAGAGCGCAAGTGGTTTGACCCTTGAGGAAGGAATCCGGGCCATAGGAGGCGATCCGGAGAAGTTGGATGAAGTGGTTCGAAAAAAAGGGGACTTGGCGGCATTCCTTGAAATTCATATTGAGCAGAGCAAAGTGTTGGAAAGCCGTGGGATAGATGTGGCTATTGTCGAAGGTATTGTGGGGATAGATAATTGGGACGTTACTGTCATTGGCATGTCGAACCATGCGGGAAGTACGCCTATGAATGATCGACAGGATGCCTTGATAGCTGCTTCCAAATTGGTTTTGACAGTCAACGAGGTGGTCAACAGCTACGCAGGGGCACAAGTTGGAAATGTAGGTAAAATTTTTGTTCCATCGGGAGCACCCAATATCATTCCGGGAAGGGTAGAAATGAGTCTTGAGTTACGGGACCTTTCCAAAGAAAAGATCAGGAATATGTTTTTGGATATAGAAAAACGTGCAGAACAGATTGCTGCAGAAACCAATACAGAAATTTTATTTGAGAACCTTAATTTGGCCTCCACACCAACAATGGCCAGCAAGGAAATCCAGGACAAAATGATTCAAGCTGCTGAATCCTTGGGGATATCCTATATCAATATGCAGAGTGGTGCCGGTCATGACGTGCAGGAAATGGGTAAATTAGGACCCATCGGTCTTGTTTTTATTCCGAGCAAGGATGGCATCAGCCATAATCCCAAAGAATATTCCTCCCCATCAGAAATGGCCAACGGAGCAAATGTGATGCTCCGTACGGTTCTTTTACTTGATAAGGGCTTATCTGAAAAAATTATTGAAATTCATTGA
- a CDS encoding sterol desaturase family protein, whose amino-acid sequence MEIVDYLLSIDLNYIVIGLMVIFFSLEQLLNTQFSFKKRGLHMWHAFLFQVVFFIANIFWATFFVFSIEWLNQHEIGLFYLIQLPLWVKLILGVAIIDLVTYWFHRISHLVPVIWRFHRVHHSDTTMDSSTYFRAHPIEVLLWFGSASILSAGIFGLDLIAVGIYFLVATLFQILEHSNLRFPAWLDKTIGLVFTTPNFHKIHHDQDQHYTDSNFADIFILWDRIFGTFKYKPIEQVKFGLEEFDEDKKQTFWYLFRSPFIHIERIEKDGSTKN is encoded by the coding sequence ATGGAAATTGTCGATTACCTCCTCAGCATTGACCTCAACTATATAGTCATCGGTCTCATGGTCATTTTTTTCAGCTTGGAACAGCTACTGAATACCCAATTTTCCTTTAAAAAAAGGGGCTTGCACATGTGGCATGCTTTCTTATTTCAAGTAGTGTTCTTTATTGCAAACATCTTTTGGGCCACATTTTTTGTCTTTTCTATCGAATGGCTCAATCAGCATGAAATAGGATTGTTTTATCTCATCCAACTTCCACTTTGGGTCAAATTGATTTTGGGAGTAGCAATCATTGACTTGGTTACGTATTGGTTTCACCGGATTTCCCACCTAGTGCCTGTGATTTGGCGTTTTCACAGGGTTCACCACAGCGATACAACCATGGATTCTTCCACCTATTTTCGTGCACATCCCATTGAGGTATTGTTATGGTTTGGAAGTGCCTCAATCCTTTCAGCCGGTATTTTCGGTCTTGATCTTATAGCGGTAGGTATATACTTTCTGGTAGCTACTTTGTTTCAGATTCTCGAACATTCCAACCTTAGGTTTCCGGCTTGGCTGGATAAAACCATTGGTTTGGTTTTCACCACGCCCAATTTTCACAAGATTCACCACGATCAGGATCAGCATTATACCGACTCCAACTTTGCGGACATCTTCATTCTTTGGGACAGAATTTTTGGTACCTTCAAATACAAACCTATAGAACAGGTCAAGTTTGGTTTGGAAGAATTTGATGAAGACAAAAAGCAGACTTTTTGGTATTTGTTTAGAAGTCCATTTATCCATATTGAGCGGATTGAAAAAGATGGATCCACGAAAAATTGA
- the ggt gene encoding gamma-glutamyltransferase, whose product MKKPIIIALYRILFLPIVFFTCSISYAQTYGKNGMVVSDNILASEVGIDILKKGGNAIDASIATAFALAVTHPEAGNIGGGGFIVLMKSDGEVTTFDFREKAPLKATSDLFQDADGNLIEGSNHETIKAVGVPGTVAGLYLAHQKYGSLPWAELVQPAVDLAEKGFPMTWGLYQVAMRMSELDDSYDIMKNYFRNENGEIIQPGEIWTQAALANTLSLIRDHGHDGFYKGPVAEEIASYMKEKGGIITKEDLAKYEAIERKPLKGTYNEFEIYSMPPPSSGGVALIEMMNLMELADLEKIEFNSTAYVHLVAEAMKRAFADRAEHLGDPDFNPDLPVDRLTSKAFAKMRFENIDMSKASLSDSSRYGQLYDGSSTTHFSVVDKDGNAVSLTYTLEHSYGVKMGSSKLGFIFNNEMGDFNPVAGVTNSRGQIGSSPNLIAPEKRMLSSMTPTIVAKDGKPYLIIGSPGGRTIINTVFQTVLNVLEYDMRIDKAIEAMKIHHQWFPDEIRYERHLLSPDTRDALELMGHKLRAVNNLGVLMGITYDSRLKVYIGAADSSSEDGAAVGY is encoded by the coding sequence ATGAAAAAACCCATTATAATCGCCCTTTATAGGATACTATTTTTACCAATCGTTTTTTTTACCTGCTCCATTTCATATGCCCAAACTTACGGCAAAAACGGAATGGTGGTCTCGGATAATATCCTGGCTTCAGAGGTCGGGATTGATATTTTGAAAAAAGGGGGAAACGCCATTGATGCAAGTATTGCGACAGCTTTTGCTTTAGCGGTAACCCATCCAGAGGCAGGCAATATCGGAGGGGGAGGATTTATTGTTTTGATGAAATCGGATGGAGAAGTCACCACTTTTGATTTTAGGGAGAAAGCTCCCTTAAAGGCGACTTCTGACCTGTTTCAGGATGCCGATGGCAATCTGATCGAAGGATCAAATCATGAAACCATCAAAGCGGTAGGAGTTCCTGGAACCGTTGCCGGTTTGTATCTGGCACATCAAAAGTACGGGAGTTTACCTTGGGCTGAATTGGTTCAGCCTGCGGTTGACTTGGCAGAAAAAGGATTTCCCATGACTTGGGGCTTGTATCAGGTGGCCATGAGAATGTCCGAATTGGATGATTCATATGACATCATGAAAAACTACTTTCGAAATGAAAATGGAGAGATCATCCAACCCGGCGAAATATGGACTCAAGCTGCCTTGGCCAATACACTTTCCTTGATCCGTGATCATGGGCATGATGGATTCTACAAAGGTCCTGTAGCTGAAGAAATAGCATCCTATATGAAAGAAAAGGGCGGGATAATTACAAAGGAAGACTTGGCAAAATATGAGGCCATTGAACGAAAACCCCTAAAAGGAACCTACAATGAATTTGAAATCTACTCCATGCCTCCCCCAAGTTCAGGCGGAGTGGCTTTGATAGAGATGATGAACCTGATGGAACTGGCAGATCTGGAAAAAATTGAATTCAATTCCACCGCTTACGTACACTTGGTCGCTGAGGCGATGAAAAGGGCATTTGCCGACCGGGCGGAGCATTTGGGCGATCCTGATTTCAATCCCGATTTACCTGTGGACAGGCTGACTTCCAAGGCATTTGCCAAGATGCGGTTTGAGAATATTGACATGTCCAAAGCGTCTCTGAGTGATTCATCCAGATATGGACAATTGTACGATGGGAGCAGTACTACCCATTTTTCTGTAGTGGACAAAGACGGCAATGCAGTTTCCCTGACTTATACCCTTGAGCATTCTTATGGCGTAAAAATGGGTTCCTCCAAACTCGGTTTTATTTTCAACAATGAAATGGGGGACTTTAACCCAGTTGCAGGAGTGACCAACAGCCGTGGGCAAATCGGTTCAAGTCCCAATCTCATCGCTCCTGAAAAAAGGATGCTTTCCAGCATGACGCCAACCATCGTGGCCAAAGACGGCAAACCCTATCTTATCATTGGAAGTCCGGGCGGAAGGACGATTATCAATACGGTTTTTCAAACTGTACTGAATGTATTGGAATATGACATGCGGATCGACAAGGCCATCGAAGCCATGAAAATACATCATCAATGGTTTCCTGATGAAATCCGATACGAAAGACACCTCCTTTCCCCAGATACACGTGATGCTCTCGAATTGATGGGACATAAGCTACGGGCTGTTAATAATTTGGGGGTTTTAATGGGAATCACTTACGACTCAAGACTCAAAGTTTACATAGGTGCTGCCGATTCATCAAGTGAAGATGGTGCAGCAGTTGGCTATTGA
- a CDS encoding SusC/RagA family TonB-linked outer membrane protein codes for MRKFYRFSTTLLLLLVTVGWSWAQYTVTGTVTDERTGEPLIGATVLVRNTTRGAVADLDGRFSIAIEGNQQAVLVISSLGYISKNVDVSPSTTSIAVSLAQDATNLEEVIITGLASNIKRSNLANAVSSVSAQELVGTTNIQTTDGALYGKIAGANIRMNSGAPGGGVSIQLRGISTLTGASQPLIIVDGVYINNSFQRTGRATVSGAGGSNQDDGANRLADLNPNDIESIEVLKGPSAAAIYGTRANAGVIIITTKRGASGKTTVSLSQDIGFAQPLRLLGTDNWSEEKINFFFAEARRPLELERFRAAQSSNTFIDYEDYFYNNRAILSNTRLTVSGGNDKTRFFVSGNLADEDGTVRNTGFQRTSIRANIDHKITESIRLGVSSNYIRTDTDRGFTGNQNNSGASIGYNIAYVPNYYDLRRNSDGTYPINPYFSENPVAVTDLGTNNSLVNRFIQAFTLDADLFKSANSFLKLQLGGGLDFLQNTTLVHLPESLQFQRGSANPGDVLWGKQESFNTNLQAALVYNWNLGRVNMNSQAGLVRLDFRNNDLFNRGRGLAPGQINLQQATVQEINQQFFSEVQEAGVFLQQEANFEDKIIGTVGIRWDKSTLNGDPNKFFAFPRASVAFNLANFDFWGSKSTFSALKPRIAYGETAGPVPFGATFTPLNGTNIGGLLGSTVSTQIGNTTILPETASELEFGIDAGFLNNRIGLEATYYIKNSQNNIQNLTLAPSTGVNSTPSNEAELENKGIELAIFGAVIDKSNFRWNTRLMYWHNRLNMKRLGIPTYIQGGFGAGLGTFLYAEGFSPTTIVGTPAVPTNTGGFTFWGDAQPKFNMSWVNNFTFAKNFEFSFLMEYRKGGDNINLSTFLTDSGGTTKGWFDDDDGDGIPNGRQRPPAPHNNAGRWVQDATFLKIREIGLYYTVPKATLNQTFGNSVENVRLGASVNNAFLFTDYQGYDPETSTFGAQAVANNVDITPYPTPRRVFFHITIDF; via the coding sequence ATGAGAAAATTTTACAGATTCAGCACAACTCTCCTTCTCCTTCTGGTAACAGTAGGCTGGAGTTGGGCACAGTACACCGTCACGGGTACTGTGACAGATGAGCGGACGGGAGAACCCCTTATTGGGGCTACGGTTCTTGTCAGGAATACCACAAGAGGTGCGGTTGCAGACCTTGATGGTAGATTTTCAATCGCCATTGAAGGCAATCAACAGGCCGTCTTGGTAATTTCTTCCTTGGGGTACATCAGTAAAAACGTGGATGTCTCCCCAAGTACAACTTCCATTGCAGTTTCTCTAGCTCAGGATGCGACGAACTTGGAAGAAGTCATCATCACGGGTCTTGCCTCCAATATTAAGAGGAGTAACCTGGCAAATGCGGTTTCATCGGTTTCAGCTCAGGAACTGGTAGGAACCACAAATATCCAAACAACGGATGGTGCCTTATATGGAAAGATTGCAGGAGCCAATATCAGGATGAATTCCGGTGCGCCCGGAGGTGGTGTTTCCATTCAGCTTAGAGGTATTTCGACCTTGACAGGAGCATCTCAACCCTTAATTATTGTGGACGGAGTTTATATCAACAACTCTTTCCAAAGAACCGGTAGGGCTACGGTGTCGGGTGCAGGCGGATCCAATCAGGATGATGGAGCCAACCGTTTGGCAGATTTGAACCCGAATGATATAGAATCCATTGAGGTTTTGAAGGGGCCATCAGCCGCTGCAATTTATGGAACTCGGGCCAATGCAGGTGTAATCATTATTACAACAAAAAGAGGCGCTTCCGGTAAAACAACTGTTTCCTTATCGCAGGATATAGGTTTTGCACAGCCGTTGAGATTATTAGGAACTGATAATTGGAGTGAGGAAAAGATCAACTTCTTCTTCGCTGAAGCCAGGAGACCACTCGAATTAGAGAGATTCAGAGCAGCCCAGTCATCCAATACTTTTATTGATTATGAAGATTATTTCTATAATAATCGTGCTATATTATCCAATACCAGATTGACAGTAAGCGGGGGTAATGATAAAACAAGATTCTTTGTCAGTGGAAACCTTGCAGATGAAGACGGTACGGTGAGGAATACAGGATTTCAAAGGACCTCCATAAGAGCAAATATTGATCATAAAATAACCGAATCAATCCGTTTAGGAGTATCTTCCAATTACATCAGAACTGATACTGACAGAGGCTTTACAGGTAACCAGAATAATTCAGGTGCCAGTATCGGTTACAATATTGCCTATGTTCCGAATTATTATGATTTACGAAGAAATTCGGACGGAACATATCCCATCAACCCCTATTTCTCGGAAAATCCTGTTGCAGTCACTGATCTGGGAACCAACAATTCATTAGTGAACAGATTTATTCAAGCCTTCACATTGGACGCTGATTTGTTTAAATCCGCAAACAGTTTTTTAAAGTTACAACTTGGCGGAGGTCTCGATTTCTTGCAAAATACAACTTTGGTGCATCTTCCGGAATCACTGCAGTTCCAAAGAGGTTCTGCAAATCCAGGTGATGTCCTTTGGGGTAAACAGGAAAGTTTCAACACAAATTTACAGGCTGCATTGGTATACAACTGGAATTTGGGAAGAGTCAATATGAATTCTCAGGCAGGACTTGTAAGACTCGATTTCAGAAACAACGACCTGTTTAACAGGGGCCGTGGTCTAGCACCAGGTCAAATCAACCTACAGCAAGCAACTGTTCAGGAAATCAACCAGCAGTTCTTCTCTGAAGTACAGGAGGCAGGTGTATTTTTGCAACAGGAAGCTAACTTTGAGGATAAAATCATTGGTACCGTTGGTATCAGATGGGATAAATCCACTTTAAATGGGGATCCGAATAAATTCTTTGCATTCCCAAGAGCCTCAGTGGCATTCAACTTGGCGAATTTTGATTTCTGGGGATCCAAATCTACTTTCTCTGCCTTGAAGCCTAGGATTGCTTATGGTGAGACGGCTGGTCCTGTACCCTTCGGCGCAACATTCACTCCACTAAACGGAACCAATATTGGAGGTCTTTTAGGGTCGACAGTTTCCACTCAAATAGGAAACACAACGATTCTACCTGAAACTGCCAGTGAATTGGAGTTTGGGATTGATGCAGGTTTCTTAAACAACAGAATTGGGCTTGAAGCTACCTATTATATCAAGAATTCACAGAACAACATTCAAAACCTGACACTAGCTCCCTCTACAGGGGTAAATTCTACACCAAGTAATGAAGCGGAACTTGAAAATAAAGGTATTGAACTGGCTATTTTTGGTGCAGTAATAGACAAATCCAACTTCCGCTGGAATACGAGACTGATGTATTGGCACAACAGATTGAACATGAAACGATTGGGAATCCCAACCTACATTCAAGGTGGTTTTGGAGCAGGATTGGGTACTTTCCTTTATGCCGAAGGATTTTCTCCAACGACGATTGTCGGAACTCCTGCCGTACCTACAAATACTGGTGGATTTACTTTTTGGGGAGATGCCCAACCAAAGTTCAATATGTCCTGGGTGAATAATTTCACTTTTGCTAAAAACTTTGAATTTTCCTTCCTGATGGAATATAGAAAAGGAGGAGATAATATCAACCTTTCTACATTCTTAACTGATTCCGGAGGTACAACAAAGGGATGGTTTGATGATGACGATGGAGACGGTATTCCAAATGGAAGACAAAGACCACCGGCACCACATAATAATGCAGGTAGGTGGGTACAGGATGCGACTTTCCTGAAGATAAGGGAAATAGGTTTGTATTACACTGTACCTAAAGCAACATTAAATCAAACTTTTGGAAATAGTGTGGAAAATGTAAGGTTAGGCGCTTCAGTTAACAACGCTTTCTTATTTACCGATTATCAGGGATATGATCCTGAGACTTCTACGTTTGGTGCTCAAGCGGTAGCTAACAATGTGGATATCACTCCATATCCTACGCCAAGAAGGGTATTCTTCCATATCACTATTGACTTCTAA
- a CDS encoding RagB/SusD family nutrient uptake outer membrane protein: MKKLNKYLGIAVMAAISMFACNPLQLDEIEDPNNPSVGSVSNNATREQIQFLLTGLESRHRGYVTNISQAWNTFGREIWYLNGSDPRFQTDWLGQNGRTPDNAYFGFGTTGGGSWASPYQAIKQADVLIQASLGAGTLSDADRKAVAGFAKTIKGYQFMIPANWVYQNGIRIDVADPLNPGDFVTYEQALDFIKTVLDDGDQDLSAAGGGNFPFKLTRGFDGFNTNAALKQVNRAIAARLNAYRKDWQGVLTALDASFMNLSGNLNAGPAHPYGAAPDVFNPIFYVRNAVVTTMIVVHPSMLEDATPNDLRVANKLFERTAPPITVSTDAGTLVGTHQDNRWATNTQSIPFIRNEELILLKAEAHANLDQTSDAVDAINIIRNAAGIGAYSGATTKDALINEILYQRRYSLWAEPWGHRWIDARRYGKLNEIPTSFDGGTIFTQFPHPQSELNWDSYIGN; encoded by the coding sequence ATGAAAAAATTAAATAAATATTTAGGAATTGCGGTAATGGCAGCGATCAGTATGTTTGCCTGTAATCCGCTTCAGTTGGATGAAATAGAGGACCCTAACAATCCTTCCGTGGGAAGTGTCAGCAATAATGCTACAAGGGAACAAATCCAATTCTTATTGACAGGCCTTGAATCCAGACATAGGGGTTATGTTACCAACATTTCCCAAGCTTGGAATACCTTTGGTAGGGAAATATGGTATCTAAATGGATCGGATCCACGTTTTCAAACTGATTGGTTGGGTCAAAATGGCAGAACTCCTGACAATGCTTATTTCGGGTTTGGTACTACCGGAGGAGGCTCTTGGGCATCCCCATATCAGGCAATAAAGCAGGCAGATGTATTAATCCAAGCTTCATTGGGGGCAGGTACATTGTCAGACGCTGACAGAAAAGCTGTGGCAGGTTTTGCTAAGACCATAAAAGGATATCAATTTATGATACCCGCCAATTGGGTATATCAAAACGGAATCAGGATAGATGTCGCCGATCCATTAAATCCGGGAGATTTTGTCACCTATGAACAAGCCCTTGATTTTATTAAGACCGTTTTGGATGATGGTGATCAAGACCTCAGTGCAGCTGGAGGAGGAAACTTCCCTTTCAAATTGACCCGAGGATTTGATGGATTTAATACAAATGCTGCTCTTAAACAAGTAAATAGAGCCATAGCTGCACGATTGAATGCCTACAGAAAAGACTGGCAGGGAGTACTTACTGCTCTGGATGCTTCCTTCATGAATTTAAGTGGTAATTTAAATGCAGGACCTGCCCATCCTTATGGCGCTGCACCTGATGTTTTCAACCCGATCTTTTATGTAAGGAATGCTGTGGTGACTACCATGATTGTGGTCCATCCAAGTATGCTGGAGGATGCAACCCCTAATGATTTAAGAGTTGCTAACAAACTCTTTGAAAGAACAGCTCCGCCTATAACCGTTTCCACGGATGCAGGTACCTTGGTAGGTACACACCAGGATAACAGATGGGCAACAAATACACAATCCATCCCATTCATCAGAAATGAAGAATTGATATTGCTCAAAGCTGAAGCTCATGCCAACTTGGATCAAACTTCAGACGCAGTTGATGCCATAAATATCATTAGGAATGCTGCTGGAATCGGAGCTTATAGCGGTGCCACAACAAAGGATGCACTGATCAATGAAATCCTTTATCAGAGAAGGTATTCTCTTTGGGCCGAACCTTGGGGTCATCGTTGGATAGATGCAAGGAGATATGGCAAATTGAATGAAATCCCTACATCTTTTGATGGAGGAACCATTTTCACCCAGTTTCCTCATCCACAGTCTGAGTTGAACTGGGATTCATATATCGGAAATTGA